DNA sequence from the Candidatus Cloacimonadota bacterium genome:
CCCGGAACATATCTTCAAATTCTTTCTTGAAGAGCTCCGCATCCGTAAGCCTGTCCTGACTGGTTCTGCCGATGTAGAGGATATCAACCGTAGCTCTGTCTGCCACGGAGTCGTTCATCTTGTAAACATCAATGAAATTGCCGAAGCGTTCATGCGTCTTCTGTTTATGCCTTTCCGTGAGCAGAGGTGTTCCTGTAAATGCGATCTTCACTGCATTCGGAAAAGCCAGGAAGAGGTTATCTCCCATTTCACCACCCTGATCCTGATGCGCTTCGTCTATCAAGAGCAGGATTCTCTCGCTGGTATTCAGCTCCGGAAATTCTTCATAACGTGGAATCACTCCTGCTGCCAGCAGAGATTGAGCCGAGATGGCATTGTTGATCAGGAATTTATGCAACATCACCATATTGAGGTTTGAACTGGTGTTCTTCAGCTTATCAAGGTCTCGCTTATGCTGTATCATGGTAACGCTTTCGCCACTGTAACCTGCAGTGTTGGATAGCTGATCTTCCAAATCCAGACGATCATTCACCATGATGATCTTGTAATCCTTCAAGTCTTCGGTATCTCTGAGCTTCTTAATCAGAAATACCATCGTCAGAGATTTACCGGAGCCTTGGGTATGCCAGATCACTCCGCTGCGTTCAAAGGGAGTTTTTCCCATCCGCAAGCGCTGCAATATCTTGCCCACTGCCCGGTATTGCTGATAGCGGCTTACTATCTTTACCAGTTCGCCCTTCTTGATCTCCATGAAGATCGTGAAGTTCTTCAGGATATCCAGCAGAATGGCTTTATTCAGCATCCCGTGGATCATCACTTCCTGACGCTCTTCATCCGGTGAGACCTGGATAGTCTTATACTCCTCAGGAAAGATGTCTTTCCAGTTCAGGAAGTGGTCAAACTCCCCGCTTATCGTGCCAAATCTGGCTTCAGAGCCATGGGTCACAATGCTGAAGAGATTACTGTGAAACAGCTTCTCCTCACCCTCTTTGATGCCATAATCATCCACTCTCAGGTTTGCATAGCGGTTTAGCTGGATAAATGCTTCGCTCAGAGGTTGTGCCACATCCATATCTTTGCATTCCACTACAATGATTGGCAAGCCATTGATGAAGAGCACGATATCCGGCACAATCGCCTGTCTGCTGGCACCGGGAGTCTCGATCTTGAACTGATTAATGGCAATGAAGCTATTTCGTTCCGGATTGGCATAATCGATCAAGCGTACCTTGGGATTCTGCTCTCCGGTAAGCTCATTCACATCAACCGTGGTATTCTTGGTCAGCAGTTCATATACCACCTGATTTGCCTTTAGCAGTCCAATGCCGGGATGCCAGGTTAGCTCAGAGAAAATGGAATCAAGCTGTTTGTCTGTAAGCCAGCTTCTCCCGTCATCAGTAAGATTGATCCGCCTTAAAGCACTCTTGAACTCCTGCTCCAGGATCACTTCCCTGAAAGAAGCTCTTCTGCTGATACTGGGATCAAAGGGAGTAAATCCGGTCCCCTGATCAATCACTTCCCAACCAAGCTGACTCAGCTTATCCAGAAAGGGGCGTTCGACATTGGTGTATTCAGACATTATCCCTCCCAAGTTTAGATCTTCCAAACCTCTAAAGCCAGGTTGATCAGCAATTGCTGCCGTTCATCGATAGCGGCGGCATTCCAATCAGGAAACACCTTCAGGTATTGATTGATCCTATTCACAGAGGATTGATTTCCAATAGTCGGCATTTCCACCAGACTGCGGGTTAAGTAGATACCGCTGACTCTGTATTGAGAGCACTTGTCTAAGTATCGTGAGTTACTCGCCACAATGTTTGCCGTCTTCTCAAGTAGAGTTAAGTTGCCAAGTTTGGTCTTGCATAAGTCATAATCACTATTGGGATTCCCATTCACAAATTCTGTTCTTAACCAATCCTCAGGATTATCGGGTAGTATATGCTCGATCTCGAAACCAGAGAAGTCTCTGAGAGATCTTTTATCATTGACTCCAGTGAATTGTTGCTCAATATATTGTGCGATTTTGGCGAGGAAATACTTGGTTCTGTAATATTGGAGCGTCCCCAATGTGTAATTACCCAAGAATGCCTGGAGCTCAGTTTGTTTGGCTTGCACATTGGGAACAAAATGCTTATCAATAAACTCATCTAAAGCTGTTTTCTGCAAATCTGGATCGGTGAGTTTGGTGATATCTCGTAGTTCTCCCACCCATTGAGCGAAGTATCTTTCCAATTCCTTAGTGGGTGTTTTCGTAAAGATGTAGTAGAATAAGAAGATCTCAAGCTTTTTCACGAAGTGATTGAATAGATCAGTTGGCAGCGATCTTACCGCCAGCATGAGAATATAGTGCAAGCTGAAGGCACCTCCGCAGAGCATTCTCAGGTTGTCTGTATAAACGTTCTCCTTGCCATCTTTATCCTTGCCATTGATGTATGCCAAATAGCAATTCAGGTTGTCTATCAGATGTTTTACAAAAGCAAAAGGATCTTTCCTGTAACCACATAGATTGGCATTATTCTCATCCACCAGCCAATCATAAATCTCATCTTCCCTGAGGATGTTGTCTTTTCTACTGTTGTCTATAGGATAGTTCGACATCAGATAATAGCGTAGAAACCGCAGCGGCTTTTCCTGTCTTTCCTCCAGTGGCTTGGTGATCTTCTTCCATTCATCTTTGAGTTTGGAAAATTCTTCTGCATCGGCTTGCCGGAAGATCAGATTCTTCATCAAGTCCATGGGATTAAGCCCAATACCTCTTTCGTTTATCGTCTCAAAGATCTTCAATGCGCTGCTTATCTCAGTGGATATCTGAATAAACACGACATGGTTGGCGAGATATGCCCAGAATTTGAACAGTTCATCCGTCTTGGCAAAGTTGTCATTTAAGTAGTCATATATTGTCACATAGGCATTCACGATATTCTTCAGTGCACCATAGGTGTTTACTCCCGATGCCTTGATTGCCTTTGTTGTTGTTAAGGAATCCCCGTTTACTTTGATGATACACTGTATGATCTCAAATGCACCATCATACTTTGGTTCGAGCTTAAGGATTTTCTTTGTTTTTCCCGTATCCAATACTTTACTTGAGGATAACAGGCTGTTGATCTCGTTTTCCTCTTCTCGCTGATCAAAGAGTGCTTTCATGGCACACAGGATCAGATAGAAAGTTGTGAGTCGTTGCTGACCGTCTATGACATCATATTGGTTAACTGATCCCCTCGGTGTTACGATTACTGTCCCTACAAAGTATTCCGTTTTGCTGTTTCCATCCATCTCATCAACAATATCATCCAGCAGTCGGACTACTTCTTTCTCCTGCCACACGTACTCCCTCTGATAATCTGGGACATTGTAAAAACACTCATTAAACGCCTGGTAGATTGTGTACTTGTGATTCTCGATTTTTGACATTAGCTGTTCTCCAATATATCTTCGTTGATTTTTACTCGTACTTTGCCAGTCAATAGGTCAGCCATGAGACCCTGCTTTAGATCACGATATTTATTCAAATCTCTTTGCTCATTCTTCAGAGCTACGTCCAATGTCTTGAGGACATCTGCTATTTGCTTCTGCTCTTCAATTGGTGGTTTTACTATCGTAGTAGCCTCCAGGTCACTCCGGATAATTCCATTGATTGAGGTTCCCTGATTGATCTTCTTGAAGTTCTCTACCAGTATTTGTAGATAGTAATAAAAGAACTCAACGCAGTATGTGCTGGGGTCAAGGATAATCCCAGTGATGTCCTGGCTAATCGCAACATCAAATGGAGCAATAGCCAGTTTTCCGACTCCTGTTCTGGTTACAAGAAGGATGTTCCCCTTTCTAATAAGGTGGCTTGAGGAGTTTCGCAAAGCTTCTTCGTTGATTTGTCTTCTAACAACTCCAACTTCGAAAGTATCCAGAAAATCAGCCCCAGTGATCCAGGGTATGGTTCCAACCCAGTTTGCTGCGTTCTTTGTTGATGGTGTTCCGCCGTTTACAAACTCGAGGCATGCTTCCTTGATGGTACAAACTTCCCATTCCTTGGGTATCCAGCCCAGTTCAGTCTCTTTGTAAAGCTCCGGGGCTTCTTTAAATGATGGTCTCAGCTTTCCAGTTTTCACATCGATGCCACGGGTGAACAAATCCTGCATCATCCCTGCTTTGATTGCTTTGTACTTTTCAATCGCAGCTTCGGTCTTTTCTATCACTTCGTCAATTGTGCTGAGGAAGCCTGCTATTTCAACTTGTTCGTTGTTATCAGTGGGATAGTATATTTCATGCTCTGATATATCTTTTCTTTGAATGTTTGGTAATCCACTTCCCACCCTAAGTTTCATTATATCTTGCTGAGTGTATTTCAGAAAATGATACA
Encoded proteins:
- a CDS encoding DUF262 domain-containing protein: MSKIENHKYTIYQAFNECFYNVPDYQREYVWQEKEVVRLLDDIVDEMDGNSKTEYFVGTVIVTPRGSVNQYDVIDGQQRLTTFYLILCAMKALFDQREEENEINSLLSSSKVLDTGKTKKILKLEPKYDGAFEIIQCIIKVNGDSLTTTKAIKASGVNTYGALKNIVNAYVTIYDYLNDNFAKTDELFKFWAYLANHVVFIQISTEISSALKIFETINERGIGLNPMDLMKNLIFRQADAEEFSKLKDEWKKITKPLEERQEKPLRFLRYYLMSNYPIDNSRKDNILREDEIYDWLVDENNANLCGYRKDPFAFVKHLIDNLNCYLAYINGKDKDGKENVYTDNLRMLCGGAFSLHYILMLAVRSLPTDLFNHFVKKLEIFLFYYIFTKTPTKELERYFAQWVGELRDITKLTDPDLQKTALDEFIDKHFVPNVQAKQTELQAFLGNYTLGTLQYYRTKYFLAKIAQYIEQQFTGVNDKRSLRDFSGFEIEHILPDNPEDWLRTEFVNGNPNSDYDLCKTKLGNLTLLEKTANIVASNSRYLDKCSQYRVSGIYLTRSLVEMPTIGNQSSVNRINQYLKVFPDWNAAAIDERQQLLINLALEVWKI
- a CDS encoding restriction endonuclease subunit S, which gives rise to MSEWKKGSLGQLAEIVKGDQVNSDTLDQTGKYPVINGGTEPSGYLDRWNRESGSITISEGGNSCGFVSLMRQRFWSGGHCYTLRNVRIYNTYLYHFLKYTQQDIMKLRVGSGLPNIQRKDISEHEIYYPTDNNEQVEIAGFLSTIDEVIEKTEAAIEKYKAIKAGMMQDLFTRGIDVKTGKLRPSFKEAPELYKETELGWIPKEWEVCTIKEACLEFVNGGTPSTKNAANWVGTIPWITGADFLDTFEVGVVRRQINEEALRNSSSHLIRKGNILLVTRTGVGKLAIAPFDVAISQDITGIILDPSTYCVEFFYYYLQILVENFKKINQGTSINGIIRSDLEATTIVKPPIEEQKQIADVLKTLDVALKNEQRDLNKYRDLKQGLMADLLTGKVRVKINEDILENS